From Cydia splendana chromosome 12, ilCydSple1.2, whole genome shotgun sequence, a single genomic window includes:
- the LOC134795465 gene encoding zinc finger CCCH domain-containing protein 3 encodes MEQGRNKVFINPNFNKRPSGNVPVGNVPVMHVNPNFYQHLHNVQPLTKPKIYINPNFVRPNGTNNHQIQYVNNPHFYVKPSPLMDSSNTLIATVAAPASHTSHNSVQNNKANPNFGRPNRVDKPVLSVNNNNSNYITNGNIKPSPLIDSSNTLIARSIQTSIVPQQPYQTHSRYSLVRLKKHEEPVTNITKPQTSTIKISKYKSIKLTDVKKNLDFVKPAENVTPFKVSNNHKSLIRTINNHKVISKTPTKNTNRYKLVRSTLGVGKPHLKRQTSSTPKKIISSRTRVKAAGVYKKNNIPCPQFRKYGKCLRKSYGKCEFLHDKKHVSICRKFLNGVCHNNDCLLSHELSDKKMPTCYFYLKGMCTKDGCSYLHVKLNEKAKICLDFMRGYCEKGNKCLNRHVAKRFNIDKNRKLILKKLTQQKLIKYKLEKNTLKSNTTSTQKRKSKVHLNQQSSQENNDHGNRYYKESVTESNTSENLEIKPTRCKLGILPSFIQL; translated from the coding sequence TTTATATAAATCCTAATTTTGTTAGACCAAATGGAACTAACAATCACCAAATTCAGTATGTTAATAATCCACACTTTTATGTGAAACCAAGCCCCCTCATGGATAGTAGTAACACATTGATAGCAACAGTTGCTGCACCCGCTAGCCATACATCTCATAACTCAGTTCAAAACAACAAAGCAAATCCTAATTTTGGTAGACCCAATAGAGTGGACAAACCAGTTCTGTCTGTAAATAACAATAATAGTAATTACATTACAAATGGTAATATTAAGCCAAGCCCACTAATAGATAGCAGTAACACATTGATTGCACGCTCCATTCAAACCAGTATAGTTCCACAACAACCCTACCAGACCCACTCTCGTTATTCACTCGTGAGGTTAAAGAAACACGAGGAGCCAGTAACTAATATTACGAAACCACAAACAAGTACAATAAAAATTAGCAAATACAAATCTATCAAACTAACTGATGTCAAAAAGAACCTTGACTTTGTAAAACCAGCTGAAAACGTAACACCTTTTAAAGTTTCTAACAATCACAAGTCTTTGATAAGGACTATCAACAACCATAAAGTTATTTCCAAAACCCCCACCAAAAATACAAATAGGTACAAACTTGTCAGATCCACACTTGGTGTAGGCAAGCCACATCTCAAGAGGCAGACGTCCAGTACTCCTAAGAAAATAATAAGCAGTCGAACAAGAGTCAAAGCTGCTGGTGTGTACAAGAAAAACAATATTCCATGCCCACAGTTCCGAAAATATGGAAAATGCCTACGAAAATCATACGGAAAATGCGAGTTTCTTCATGATAAGAAGCATGTGTCAATATGCAGGAAATTTCTTAATGGTGTGTGTCATAACAACGATTGCTTACTGTCACATGAACTCTCTGATAAAAAAATGCCGACTTGCTACTTTTATCTAAAAGGAATGTGTACCAAAGATGGTTGTTCTTATCTTCATGTTAAATTGAATGAAAAAGCCAAAATATGCCTTGATTTTATGAGAGGCTATTGTGAAAAGGGTAACAAATGTTTAAATAGACATGTCGCTAAACGTTTCAACATAGATAAAAATCGAAAGCTTATTTTAAAGAAACTGACACaacaaaagttaattaaatataaacttgAAAAGAATACATTAAAAAGTAATACGACCAGCACGCAAAAAAGGAAAAGTAAAGTCCACTTGAACCAACAGTCTTCCCAGGAAAATAATGATCATGGTAATAGATATTATAAAGAATCAGTTACGGAATCAAATACTAGCGAAAACTTGGAAATTAAACCAACGAGATGTAAATTGGGCATCTTACCATCCTTCATACAATTGTAG